The window ACATCGTTTGTGGGTCTGTTCCCATTGCTCTCGCGCAGAATCTCACCGTTGGTTAAAGTGGATGAGATCTCACAAACCATTGATTCCGACAGCTTCACCGTACACAACTCTGTCCGGTTCGCTAGTCCACTTGCCACAACATCGCTTAGTACCAACGCTAAATTCGAAGTCCGAAGTCCTAAACGCGTCCAGGTTAACTACCGAATCATAACCTTAAAACAGCAGATGATGTCCAATGCCCGTTTTGCATAACCTTAACTGATGGTTTTTGTTTGCTTGTAGGTCAAGTTTGAGCAAGGCGTTATCGGAACTCCACAACTAACGGATTCGATTGAAATCCCGGAGTTCGTCGAGGTTCTCGGTCAGAAAATCGATCTCAACCCCATCAAAGGGCTACTTACATCGGTCCAAGACACGGCTTCTTCAGTGGCTAGAACCATTTCAAGCCAGCCACCGTTGAAATTCTCTTTGCCTGGAGACAGTGCACAGTCGTGGCTGCTCACGACTTATCTCGACAAAGACCTTCGGATCTCTAGAGGCGATGGTGGAAGCGTCTTTGTGCTCATCAGAGAAGGAAGCTCTCTCTTAAACCCTTAAGTCATCGTTACTACTCACATCACATCCGTATAGTAACTTATATAGAACCATACGTCTGTGCTTAATAGTGTTGTAACTGTTATATACTTTACTCGTTGGAGAGTTGTAAATGGATGTAACTCttggaatatatatacatatagataCTTAATTAAATCGCCTGGTTAAGAGTTTTGGACCGGTTCGAATTTACAAAGGTGTACCATTCAGTCTATTTATTACTTAGAAAACCGGTTCGTTACAAAACCGATGTATCTTCTTACACAAACAACTGAAAGAAACAAGTGATCTTTGTACTCTTTTAGTTACGAACACAAGAACAAATCAGCACAAACCTCGTAGAAGATCTCGAGAATGGCAGACCGATATTCGCGAGGATTCATTGATAGATAGTACTCCAAGAGGCTTCTAAGTTCATCTGCTTCTCTGATCTTGTTTGCAACAATCATCTCGACCATGGACTCTCTGAAATCCTCTCTTGGATCATAAGAACATTTCTCCATTGCCATCATCACTATGAACTTAGTGTTACTGATGCTactcttgcttcttcttctcctcctcctcatcattTGTTCTCTTAACTTCTCTTGGTGTGTGGCTTCTTGTGTCTCTCTGATCATCTGCTCTAGCTTCTCCTGAACCATGTAGTGTGTTAGGCTAGAGAGCGAACAGTGCTGGTCTGAGAAATTAGAATGCCTGTCTAATTccaccgaagaagaagaagaagacgaaatgCTGAGTCTCGCTTTGTTGCTGCAACACAAAGGTCTGCAGATTCTTGATTCTCTTGTTtggttttgtgtttgtttgttctgtCTTTTCTTATCTTTTTCTGTTTCTGTTTCTGCTCTGTTTGTGATTTTCATGTTGAATGTTAAGTCGCATTATAGACAGAATTTTGAATGAGATGTCTGTTAACGTTGATAAAAAAGAGTTCTAGTTTATGTGTAATTGGAATTGTGGGTCATGTCATCATGATTATGTCTCGATcctaattctttttaaaatactCTAAAAAGAGATTCTTTTAATTTTGAGTTTAAAATTAACCAATAGGCcacattttaagaaaaaaaaaaaattaaccaatagGCTGACAATACATATTCGAATGTTTTGATGTgaactgaaaaaaatatttaaggcAAATTAGATGCATTACAAAATTGTTGTCTCAAGTGAAATTTGATTCATATTTAAGATGAATAGAAAAATTAccgaaaagaaaaacatattatatatttttgaaaatacatatatcaaatcaaatgttgggaataataaagaaaattagGTATGATTAAAgatatttgaaaagaaaaaactaagaaaaagaTACCTAAATGCATGTATTTGTGTGTGGTTTGGAATATAGGGGTGATTAATTTGATTATGGTATGATGTAGATGACtactttatttttgttgttgttgaaagaTGGGATATCTATACTTTATACTTttgaaagtgtttttttttttggtaatgtGGAAAAAAAGTGATCTTCTTGATAAACTCTAAACTTCAGTTTCGGTTCACATGACTACTGCCTACTGGTAAACTCTTTAACTTCAGCTTTTGTTTCTCACATTAAGATTTTGAATAGTTCATAGATAGTTGTTATGGGCCATACATGATTTCACTAAAACCTTTACGATGGAACTTCATGTTTCAGGCTGTATTGTGGTAAAAACTGGTTAAACttgttatataaaaaattacaataagACATAAGAGAGAACGTATGGCTGTTGTTGCGTTGGAGACAAGACATGCTTTATCTTGCTGGCTTGTACATATACCTCATATTTTTCTGAGGCTTTTGACTGTTTTATAATACCGCACCTTTATTGGTAGAGAAACACTTGGTTTTtcaacattttaaataaatattgtcaataatttatcttttttaagAAAGAATAGCATTGTTGAATTAGAAGTGGACAAGATCCCTAAATAATCTAGTATATCTCGAAGACTCTGAATGCCAAACTTTTTAGGGGGATTAATAGAGATTTTTTGGAGCTAGTCCGATATGCAAAAAATAAAAGTCAAGCCTGGTTTAATGCAAATGAAAATCACTCCCGTTCCACAAGAGTATAGTAGGGAGGAACTCCAAATCATAAGCCTGAATAATATCTTCATCGTGGATGGTTCATAGACTTCTACATCATAGTTCAGTGGTTGTGACTTGGTTTGGAATGATAATTTTAGAACTACTATTCAGCTCATGGAAATGCGAAACTTAAGGAGGCGAGAGATTGCTTTACATTCGGAAGTAGAAACACTGCGATGGATAATGGAGAGCATGTTATAACATTCTTCATGTTTGAGCTTGGGGACAGATTGCAAAGATGTAATCACGATGATAAAAGAGTTAAGCTTGGCCAAATTTGCAACATAACTGAAGGCTATAAAGACGCTGCATATATGCTTTCAGATTTCAAGATATCTCATATTCCAAGGGTACAAAATGGaaattcagattttttagctaagattGTTAGATCTTTTCATAGGAATTCTGTtacattggttgttctattcctgACCATCTCAAGTTTGAATAATAGAATAGTTGTtcgctgtaaaaaaaaaaaacaggaccTAATGACATGTTGATAACCAGACCACTTcaagtttaaataa of the Brassica rapa cultivar Chiifu-401-42 chromosome A03, CAAS_Brap_v3.01, whole genome shotgun sequence genome contains:
- the LOC108871409 gene encoding probable transcription repressor OFP9: MKITNRAETETEKDKKRQNKQTQNQTRESRICRPLCCSNKARLSISSSSSSSVELDRHSNFSDQHCSLSSLTHYMVQEKLEQMIRETQEATHQEKLREQMMRRRRRRSKSSISNTKFIVMMAMEKCSYDPREDFRESMVEMIVANKIREADELRSLLEYYLSMNPREYRSAILEIFYEVCADLFLCS
- the LOC103858647 gene encoding plastid lipid-associated protein 1, chloroplastic, which translates into the protein MATTVPLFSQFTCKTPITSSSTSSFQSKSPILLPINPINRRIAVHRHDFKVRASDVNDEWGPDSKGRGGDVDDEWGPEIGLNSSVAEKVAEEAIESAEETERLKRVLAGSLYGTDRGLSASSETRAEISELITQLESKNPNPAPNEALFLLNGKWILVYTSFVGLFPLLSRRISPLVKVDEISQTIDSDSFTVHNSVRFASPLATTSLSTNAKFEVRSPKRVQVKFEQGVIGTPQLTDSIEIPEFVEVLGQKIDLNPIKGLLTSVQDTASSVARTISSQPPLKFSLPGDSAQSWLLTTYLDKDLRISRGDGGSVFVLIREGSSLLNP